CACCCTCACAGGTGTGGATGATGATCATCGACACGTTGGTGCCGGCGGGGCGCGCGTTGTAGTTGGGCGACGGCCGCCAGATGGAGGCCGCGTAGTCCGGGCCAGCCGCGAAGGCCTGCAGCTTCGGGAGGACGAACTTCGCCTCCACCTCGACGGGCTCCAGGGAGACGGCGACCTTGCCCTCGGGGGTGAAGGCGCCCGCGCCCTCGCGCAGCGCGGCGTACACGGTGTTGTGGATGTAGTGCGCCTGGATGTCCGGGTCGGAGATGTCCGTCAGGCGGACGGCCACCGGGGCCCACGCGCCCAGGTCCGCGCGGTCGATGCCCGCCTCGTCGGCGTACTTCGACAGCAGCGCGGCGCCCGCGCGCAGGTTCTGCAGCGGCGTGCCACGGACGTCATCCGCGGAGGCGCCAATCAGCGCGGCGCCCTGGTCGATGTGCGCGCCCCGCAGGCCCAGCAGGCCGTGCGCGGCGGGACGGCCGGCGAACTCCTCCTCACCCTTGACGTGCTCCCAGCGCGTCTCCGCGTAGGAGATGGCCTTGAGCAGGTTGACCGGGACGTTGAACTCACCGGCGGCCTGGGCGAACAGCGCGTCCAGCGGGTTGGGGGTGCGGCGGGCCGCGTCGGCCAGCGTGCCGGCCGCGTCCTGGGCGCCGGTGGCGGGCGTCTCCGAGGCCGGGGGCGCCTCGGGAGCCGGAGCCTCCGGCTGGGGGCCGCAGGAAGCCAGGGCCATGGCCGCGGCGGTCGCCGCGAACGTCTTACGGAAGAACGACATGGGAACTCCTTCGAGGGGGGACAGCAGCAGCTCCACGGTCCGCCCCCACCTTCGGGAGCGGCGCAGGGGCGGCCCTTGAGCAGCATGCGTGCCAACCCCGCGCTCCCTGGAAGACCCCGCAACCCAGGACAAAATGTGGAGCATGCATGCTCCACTCACGAGTCAAGAATTCCGCCGCCGTCCAGCCCCACCCCCCATGTCAAGCCACTGGAATCACAGCGCTTCGTGCCCGGAAGCGCCCCGCCTGGAGCGTGGCCGTGGCCAACCGGTGTCGCAGTGACGCATTTCGAGACACTCAAAACGTAAACTAAATTTACCTTAATTCTTGTGACTCCCGCTTTTTGGCGTAAGGCCGGACGGAAGCGTTGACTGCTGCGCCGGGGTGCATGCCGGGAGGCGCGGCGGTGCCGACAGGGGCGAGGGCTTCCGCTATGAGGAGGGACATGCGGCTCTTCGGGATTGGCGACACCCACCTGCCCTCCACGCGGCAGAAGGACATGCACCGCTTCGGGTGGAACGAGCACCCGCTCCCGCTGCAGCGGGCCTGGGACGAGAAGGTGCGGCCGGAGGACGTGGTCATCGTCGCGGGCGACATCTCCTGGGCCACTCGGGCGCACGAGGTGATGGAGGACCTGGCGTGGCTGGACGCGCGGCCGGGGCGCAAGGTGCTGGTGCGCGGCAACCACGACTACTGGTGGGGAGACTCGGCGTCCAAGCTGCGCAAGCTGCTGGAGCCGTTCCGCACGCTGGAGGGCTTCCTCCACAACAGCGCCGTCGTCATGGGGCCGTGGGTGATTGCCGGCAGCCGGCTGTGGACGGCGCCCGAGGCTCCGCCCATGCCCGGCGGGGAGATGGGCGACGAGCCCGCGGACCTGGGCTACGTGGAGCGCGAGACGCGCCGGCTGACGACGTCCATGGAGGACGCGAAGAAGAAGGAGGCGGCCAGCCCCACACCGCTGGTGCGGGTGGTGGCGGTGCACTTCCCGCCGGTGTACGCCAACCAGCGGGCCACCGCGTTCAGCGAGCCCATCGAAGCCTTCGCGCCGAAGGTGTGCGTGTACGGGCACCTGCACGCGGAGGGAATCGCCGCGGGCTTCACCGGAGAGCGCGCGGGCGTGCGCTATGTGCTGGCGTCGTGTGACGCGGCGAAGTTCGCACCGGTGCTGCTCGACGAGGTGTGAGGATTGGAGTCCCCGGCTAAGCTCGCGCTCCCCCGGGGGCCGCGGGCGGGAGCAGGAGTGGAGTCATGCCGTCCAACAAGGCCGAGCTGGCAACCCGCATCGCCGCCGCGCAGCCCGGCGACTGCGTGCGCGGGCTGTTCTTCAAGACGGTGTTCAACCTCGTCCAGAAGCACGGCGGCGCGGCCGCGCTGGAGGCGGTGCGCGTGGGCGAGCTGGCCGCGGACTTCTCGGACCTGCGCACCTACCCCGTGCAGCAGTTCCTGACGCTGCTGTACCGCGCGGCGGACGTGCTGGAGGACACGGTGGGGCCGGAGGACGCCGTGTACCACGCATGCGGCGAGACGGGCGTGACGCGCTACTCCACCGGCCCGGGCATGCTCATCTTCGGCATCATCTCCCGGGGAGATCCGCAGAAGCTCTTCGCGGGGGCGCAGATGGGCTACAGCGCGGCCGTCACGTACGGCAGCCGGGAGTACGTCACCACCGGCCCCAAGTCCGGCACGCTGCGCGTGCGCCGGGACATGCTGCCGCCCGCGTACCACGAGGGCATCCTCACCGGAGCGCTCAAGGTGCTGGGGCTCAAGGGCACCGCGAAGGCCCGCGCCCACGGCGTGGACCGCGTGGACTACGACATCCAGTGGGAGTGAGCGTCAGTCGACGCGGGTGAAGGTGACGTCGAGCTCCGCCACCACGCGCTCGCCCACCGAGGCCTGGCAGCTGAAGGTGTGCTCGTCGCCCTCGTGCGAGCGGCGCACGGCGCCGAACGTCACCGTCTGGCCGGCGAACGCGAGGCTGTCCGCGGACAGGCGCACATTCTTGGCGAGGCAGCGCGCCCAGGGCGCCCCCTCCAGCCGGCGCAGCAGCGTGGTGGCCACGCGCGTCATCCCGCTGGCGACAATGGCCACCGGCATCACCGGGTGCAGGGCGAAGTGGCCCTTGCACATCTCCGGCGTCACCGGCCCCAGCGTGGCGCTGAGGGAGTCGCCGTCCGGGCGCCAGTCCCGCAGGGCCAGCGGCTTGCTGTACGGGTTCTGCCGCAGCTTCGCCCACTCCTCGGGGGTGCGCTGCACGCCGTCGTCGCGGCGCGGCTCGCTGCGCATGTCCACCCGGGCCTCGCCGAACAGGCGCGTGAAGGCGGCGGCCGACAGCACGTTGTAGTCCACCTCCAGGCGGAACAGCGGCGTGCCGTCCTCCAGCGACAGCAGCGTCTGCGCGGTGGCGGTGCGCTTGCCGGTGAACTGCGCGCGGGCCAGGCCCCACATCAGCTCCGTGGAGCGCGCCATCGGCTCCTTGCGCAGCCACTGCCCGCGCGCGCCGCACGCCAGGTAGAAGTGCTGGCCGTCCTTCGGCGTCATCAGCGCGGACGCGCACGAGCCGAGGATGGCCAGGTGACGCCCCGACTCCGCCAGGCTGATGGGGCCGGCTTCCGCGTCCGGGTCCTGCTGCACCGGAATGCGCGCCACCACCTCGCCCTCCCCCATCACCGTCACGTCCTTCAGCGCGAAGTACGGATCGCGCACGCAGATGCGCGGGTACAGCTCCGCGGCCGTCAGCACCGTGTGCGGCGCCAGCCCCTGAAGCGACCGGAGGGGCTCCTGCGACTGCGACCAGGGGGCGGTGGCAGCGCCAGGGCCGATGAGCGAGGAGGCGGCGGTGTAGGACGGGGTGTCGAGCATGGGGCTGACCTCGAATCGGACAGAGGGTGTCGGGGGACACCTGCTCGCCTTCTACCCGAGCAGGCTTTCGTTGGGTACAGAAATTTTCTGTATCCCAGAAATATTCTCGGCCCGACGCCCCGATTGTTGCCTCTTCGCGGTAATTTTCCGTCTGCCACGCAATTTCAGCGTGAAATCCGGGTGGCGGAGGCAGCTCCGGGGACGCGGAGATGGACTCCACGACGCGGCAAGTCAAGCCGAGCCTGGGGCGAGGTCCACCCCGGGGGCTCCCAAGTGTCCGCGAGTGAATCCAGGTGTTTGGGCGTGTGTCGGCGGGAAAGCACACGAAGCCCCCGCCAGGGCCCGGGACCTACCAGGGCACCTCGCGGAAGTCCTCGAGGAAGCGGCCGTACACCGGACGTCCCTGGAGGCCCTGGAGGAGGGGCTCGCACACGCGGGCGGCGGCGTCCGCGCCGTCCAGCGGTGGGGAGAAGCCCTCCTCCTCCATGCGGCGGTGCCGGGCCTGAAGGGACTGCACGGCGGTGCGGTCCGCCTCACTGGTGGCGCGGCTGCGCTCCCGGCGCAGGCGCTTCTTCATGCCGCGCTGGACCTGGGTGGCGGCGTGCTCCACCGTGAGGCGCACCAGATGGTCATCCGGGAGCAGGGCCACCGCGCGCAGCACGTCCAGGCACCGGGCCACGTCGTCCGGCGTCGGCTCCGGCACTGGCTCGTCCTTCTTCATCCGCCATCCACCCGTCCGCGGAGCGTGTGAGCGAGGTGCCCGGACGGAGACCGGCGGGAGGCGAACCGGCGTCCTCCGCCCTGGCAGGGCGGCGCGACAACCGCTGCGCTACGGCTCCCACCCGAGCGCGGGCAGCGTCGCGTGCCCGTCCCGCGGGGCGCAAGCCGGAACTTTGAGTCACAGCCAGTGCTGGATGTCGGGGTACTTGTCCAGCACGGCAAGACACCGCGCGTCGATGACGCTTCCCGCGTCGGGACGCGTCGCATAGCGAAGGAACCAGACGAAGACGCTCGAGAAGGGATACCTGCGCACCCACTGCCTGACCCTTTCCGCGCGATTCACATCACCGCGCACACAGGCATCTTCGTAGGTAATCAGGAATGATTCGATAGCGCCCCAGGCGTCATATCGGCCCTGCTCCAGGACATCGCGATTCAGTTCGAAGACCTCGATGCTCTTCTGCCCTTTTGGTGTTCGCGAGGTGAACATCCCCGTGGTCGCGGACAGCGCGAGATGCTCTTGAGGCTCTTCCGCTGTCGGGTCGATGAGGAGAGGCCTGCCGGCATCATCCAGCGGGAACTGATCGCGCTTGAAGTTGCTGTTACAGCCGCTACACGCAAGGAGGTAGTTGAGCCAGGTGAAGGCCTTCTGTGGGTAGCTCGATTTCGGCCAGAAGTGCTCGATGTCCGTTCCCGCGTTGTCCTCGCAGTACATGCAGCGCTGACGGCCCGGGGCCATCGCGCCGAGAGTCGCGCGAATCTCGTCGAAGTCGCTGCCGCGCTGCTTCCACAGGCGCTGCGCTTCCGCGGCGCGGTCCTCTGCGGCGAGCACCTGCTGGGTCCGTCCTTCGAGGAACTTCCCAGCCGTCGTACTGAGCGGCTTACGCTCCAGCTTCCTCATTT
This DNA window, taken from Pyxidicoccus xibeiensis, encodes the following:
- a CDS encoding metallophosphoesterase translates to MRLFGIGDTHLPSTRQKDMHRFGWNEHPLPLQRAWDEKVRPEDVVIVAGDISWATRAHEVMEDLAWLDARPGRKVLVRGNHDYWWGDSASKLRKLLEPFRTLEGFLHNSAVVMGPWVIAGSRLWTAPEAPPMPGGEMGDEPADLGYVERETRRLTTSMEDAKKKEAASPTPLVRVVAVHFPPVYANQRATAFSEPIEAFAPKVCVYGHLHAEGIAAGFTGERAGVRYVLASCDAAKFAPVLLDEV
- a CDS encoding TIGR02265 family protein — its product is MPSNKAELATRIAAAQPGDCVRGLFFKTVFNLVQKHGGAAALEAVRVGELAADFSDLRTYPVQQFLTLLYRAADVLEDTVGPEDAVYHACGETGVTRYSTGPGMLIFGIISRGDPQKLFAGAQMGYSAAVTYGSREYVTTGPKSGTLRVRRDMLPPAYHEGILTGALKVLGLKGTAKARAHGVDRVDYDIQWE
- a CDS encoding HNH endonuclease family protein, with product MRKLERKPLSTTAGKFLEGRTQQVLAAEDRAAEAQRLWKQRGSDFDEIRATLGAMAPGRQRCMYCEDNAGTDIEHFWPKSSYPQKAFTWLNYLLACSGCNSNFKRDQFPLDDAGRPLLIDPTAEEPQEHLALSATTGMFTSRTPKGQKSIEVFELNRDVLEQGRYDAWGAIESFLITYEDACVRGDVNRAERVRQWVRRYPFSSVFVWFLRYATRPDAGSVIDARCLAVLDKYPDIQHWL